One region of Fusobacterium periodonticum 1_1_41FAA genomic DNA includes:
- a CDS encoding DUF116 domain-containing protein, translating to MKKFYIKLLKSLLYILFMLTTKFKNPKLNNYFSQKFLELNNKYVLKKIKKKTNDKILILLPHCIQLYDCEYKITADINNCRVCGKCVVYNFVDIKNKYEKVDVKIATGGTLARKYVKDLRPDLIIAVACKRDLISGIRDAEPFLVYGVFNRIKNEACINTTVAIEDIYAILEEIN from the coding sequence GTGAAAAAATTTTATATAAAACTTTTAAAATCTTTGTTATATATATTGTTTATGCTGACAACTAAATTTAAAAATCCAAAATTAAATAATTATTTTTCTCAAAAATTTTTAGAGCTTAATAATAAATATGTATTAAAAAAGATAAAAAAGAAAACTAATGATAAAATTTTGATACTTTTACCTCATTGTATACAACTTTATGATTGTGAATATAAGATAACAGCTGATATAAATAATTGTAGAGTTTGTGGAAAATGTGTGGTCTATAATTTTGTTGATATAAAAAATAAATATGAAAAAGTAGATGTAAAAATAGCAACAGGAGGAACACTTGCAAGAAAGTATGTCAAAGATTTAAGGCCTGATTTAATAATTGCAGTGGCTTGTAAAAGGGATTTAATAAGTGGGATAAGAGATGCTGAACCATTTTTAGTCTATGGAGTTTTTAATAGGATAAAAAATGAAGCTTGTATCAATACAACAGTTGCTATAGAAGATATCTATGCTATTTTAGAAGAAATAAATTAA